One window from the genome of Streptomyces sp. NBC_01476 encodes:
- the miaB gene encoding tRNA (N6-isopentenyl adenosine(37)-C2)-methylthiotransferase MiaB gives MTAQDTLPRSYEIRTYGCQMNVHDSERLSGLLEQAGYVRAPEGADGADVVVFNTCAVRENADNRLYGNLGQLVPKKAAHPGMQIAVGGCLAQKDRDTIVKRAPWVDVVFGTHNIGQLPVLLERARIADEAQVEIVESLETFPSTLPSRRESAYAAWVAISVGCNNTCTFCIVPALRGKEKDRRPGDVLAEVEALVAEGVIEVTLLGQNVNAYGSDIGDREAFSKLLRATGGVEGLERVRFTSPHPRDFTDDVIAAMAQTPNVMHQLHMPLQSGSDRVLKAMRRSYRQDRYLGIIENVRAAMPDAAITTDIIVGFPGETEEDFEQTLHVVREARFAQAFTFQYSKRPGTPAAEMDGQIPKAVVQERYERLVALQEKISWAENKKHVGRTLEVLVAEGEGRKDDATRRLSGRAPDNRLVHFERPAETVRPGDMVTVEVTYAAPHHLLAENPPLGVRRTRAGDAWERRNAAPAPQPAGVMLGLPTIGAPALAASAAVADGCAC, from the coding sequence ATGACCGCGCAGGACACCCTTCCCCGCAGCTACGAGATCCGCACGTATGGATGCCAGATGAACGTCCACGACTCCGAGCGGCTCTCCGGCCTGTTGGAGCAGGCGGGTTACGTCCGCGCGCCGGAGGGCGCCGACGGGGCTGACGTCGTGGTCTTCAACACCTGCGCGGTACGGGAGAACGCCGACAACCGGCTCTACGGCAACCTCGGCCAGCTGGTGCCGAAGAAGGCGGCCCACCCCGGCATGCAGATCGCGGTCGGCGGCTGCCTGGCGCAGAAAGACCGCGACACCATCGTCAAGCGCGCCCCCTGGGTGGACGTGGTCTTCGGCACCCACAACATCGGGCAGCTGCCGGTGCTGCTGGAGCGGGCCAGGATCGCCGACGAGGCACAGGTCGAGATCGTCGAGTCCCTGGAGACCTTCCCCTCGACGCTGCCCTCGCGCCGCGAGTCCGCGTACGCGGCCTGGGTCGCGATCTCGGTCGGCTGCAACAACACCTGCACCTTCTGCATCGTGCCCGCCCTGCGCGGCAAGGAGAAGGACCGCCGCCCGGGCGACGTGCTCGCCGAGGTGGAGGCCCTGGTCGCCGAGGGCGTCATCGAGGTCACCCTGCTCGGCCAGAACGTCAACGCCTACGGCTCCGACATCGGCGACCGTGAGGCGTTCAGCAAGCTGCTGCGGGCCACCGGCGGTGTCGAGGGCCTGGAGCGGGTCCGCTTCACCTCGCCGCACCCGCGCGACTTCACCGACGACGTGATCGCCGCGATGGCGCAGACCCCGAACGTGATGCACCAGCTGCACATGCCGCTGCAGTCCGGTTCCGACCGGGTGCTCAAGGCCATGCGGCGCTCGTACCGGCAGGACCGCTACCTCGGCATCATCGAGAACGTGCGGGCCGCGATGCCGGACGCCGCCATCACCACGGACATCATCGTGGGCTTCCCCGGCGAGACCGAGGAGGACTTCGAGCAGACACTGCACGTGGTGCGCGAGGCACGCTTCGCGCAGGCGTTCACTTTCCAGTACAGCAAGCGTCCGGGGACGCCCGCCGCGGAGATGGACGGGCAGATCCCCAAGGCGGTGGTCCAGGAGCGCTACGAGCGGCTGGTCGCGCTCCAGGAGAAGATCTCCTGGGCGGAGAACAAGAAGCACGTCGGCCGCACGCTGGAGGTGCTGGTCGCCGAGGGCGAGGGGCGCAAGGACGACGCCACCCGGCGGCTTTCCGGGCGCGCCCCCGACAACCGCCTCGTGCACTTCGAGCGGCCCGCCGAGACGGTCAGGCCCGGCGACATGGTGACCGTCGAGGTGACCTATGCGGCTCCGCACCACCTGCTCGCCGAGAACCCGCCGCTCGGAGTGCGCCGCACCCGCGCCGGTGACGCCTGGGAGCGCCGCAACGCCGCCCCCGCGCCGCAGCCGGCCGGCGTCATGCTCGGCCTGCCGACCATCGGCGCCCCGGCGCTGGCCGCTTCGGCCGCGGTGGCGGACGGCTGTGCCTGCTAG
- a CDS encoding class III extradiol dioxygenase subunit B-like domain-containing protein produces the protein MLVAAAVCPCPPLLVPEVAAGAAAELDALRAACADAVGVLAASRPERLVVIGPAERPGRGVFAQGSAGSFRAFGVPLDVTLGEPPETPPERLSVVASAAAGPDDVWPDEDGTLPEDAALAEDVRPLPPSLAVAAWLLRAWSTAPVEGLGVGEQLEPDRCLSTGRAVAGSAGRVALLVMGDGSARRSLKAPGYLDERAEPFDASVAVALGDADLGALAALDPELAQALMAAGRAPWQVLAGAAEGAGLSGELLHDAAPYGVGYFVATWT, from the coding sequence ATGCTCGTCGCCGCTGCTGTGTGTCCCTGTCCGCCCCTGCTGGTCCCCGAGGTCGCCGCGGGGGCCGCTGCCGAGCTGGACGCCCTGCGGGCGGCCTGCGCGGACGCGGTGGGGGTGCTGGCCGCCTCCCGGCCGGAGCGGCTGGTGGTGATCGGCCCGGCGGAGCGGCCCGGCAGAGGCGTCTTCGCACAGGGTTCGGCCGGCTCCTTCCGCGCCTTCGGAGTGCCGTTGGACGTCACGCTGGGAGAGCCCCCCGAGACACCGCCGGAGCGGCTGTCCGTGGTGGCCTCCGCGGCAGCGGGACCTGACGACGTCTGGCCGGACGAGGACGGGACGCTGCCCGAGGACGCGGCCCTTGCCGAGGACGTACGGCCGCTGCCGCCGTCGCTGGCCGTCGCGGCGTGGCTGCTGCGGGCCTGGAGCACGGCGCCGGTGGAAGGACTCGGCGTGGGAGAGCAACTGGAGCCCGACCGGTGCCTCTCGACCGGGCGTGCGGTGGCGGGTTCAGCCGGCCGGGTGGCGCTGCTGGTGATGGGCGACGGCAGCGCACGCCGCTCCCTCAAGGCGCCGGGGTATCTCGACGAGCGGGCCGAGCCCTTTGACGCGAGTGTGGCCGTAGCCCTGGGGGATGCCGATCTCGGCGCGCTGGCCGCCCTCGACCCTGAGCTGGCCCAGGCGCTCATGGCGGCCGGGCGCGCCCCCTGGCAGGTGCTCGCCGGTGCCGCCGAGGGGGCGGGGCTCAGCGGTGAGCTGCTGCACGACGCGGCGCCTTATGGCGTCGGGTACTTCGTCGCGACCTGGACCTGA
- a CDS encoding antitoxin, producing MNTLRDKLGMSKGKADDLARQHGDQIERGMDKGARTLDSKTGGKHGDQIDSGTEKARNSLHDRENKDGGTA from the coding sequence ATGAACACGCTCAGAGACAAGCTGGGCATGTCGAAGGGCAAGGCCGACGATCTCGCCCGCCAGCACGGCGACCAGATCGAACGCGGCATGGACAAGGGCGCCAGGACACTCGACTCCAAGACGGGCGGGAAGCACGGCGACCAGATCGACTCCGGTACGGAGAAGGCGCGGAACTCCCTGCACGACCGCGAGAACAAGGACGGCGGCACGGCCTGA